In one window of Neofelis nebulosa isolate mNeoNeb1 chromosome 15, mNeoNeb1.pri, whole genome shotgun sequence DNA:
- the DYRK3 gene encoding dual specificity tyrosine-phosphorylation-regulated kinase 3 isoform X1, with product MGGTARGPGRKDAGPPGAGLPPQQRRLGDGVYDTFMMIDETKCPPCSNVLCNPSEPPLPRRLNTTAEQVTRDHTQRFLNGGEVKVEQLFQEFGNRRSDTLQSDGISDSEKCSPTVSQGKSSDSSNAVKPSSSAKASKVVPLTPEQALKQYKHHLTAYEKLEIINYPEIYFVGPNAKKRHGVIGGPNNGGYDDADGAYIHVPRDHLAYRYEVLKIIGKGSFGQVARVYDHKLRQYVALKMVRNEKRFHRQAAEEIRILEHLKKQDKTGSMNVIHMLESFTFRNHVCMAFELLSIDLYELIKKNKFQGFSVQLVRKFAQSILQSLDALHKNKIIHCDLKPENILLKHHGRSATKVIDFGSSCFEYQKLYTYIQSRFYRAPEIILGSRYSTPIDIWSFGCILAELLTGQPLFPGEDEGDQLACMMELLGMPPPKLLEQSKRAKYFINSKGLPRYCSMTTQADGRVVLVGGRSRRGKKRGPPGSKDWVTALKGCDDCLFIEFLKRCLHWDPSARLTPAQALRHPWISKSVPRPLTIEKVSGKRVVNPANAFQGLGSKLPPVVGIANKLKANLMSESNGGIPLCSVLPKLIS from the exons ATGGGAGGCACAGCTCGCGGGCCCGGGCGGAAGGATGCGGGGCCGCCGGGAGCCGGACTCCCGCCCCAGCAGCGGAG ATTGGGGGATGGTGTCTATGATACCTTCATGATGATAGATGAAACCAAATGCCCACCCTGTTCGAATGTACTCTGCAATCCTTCCGAACCACCTCTACCCAGAAGACTAAAT acCACTGCCGAGCAGGTAACAAGGGACCACACTCAGCGCTTTCTGAATGGAGGTGAGGTGAAGGTGGAACAGCTGTTTCAGGAATTTGGCAACCGAAGATCCGATACTCTCCAGTCGGATGGCATCAGCGACTCTGAGAAATGCTCTCCTACCGTTTCTCAGGGTAAGAGTTCAGATAGCTCGAATGCGGTAAAACCCAGCAGTTCAGCCAAAGCATCCAAAGTGGTGCCACTGACTCCAGAGCAAGCGCTGAAGCAGTATAAACACCACCTCACTGCTTATGAGAAGCTGGAAATCATCAACTATCCAGAAATTTACTTCGTGGGGCCAAATGCCAAAAAGAGACATGGAGTGATTGGTGGGCCCAATAACGGGGGGTACGATGATGCAGATGGGGCCTATATTCACGTACCTCGTGACCATCTAGCTTATCGATACGAGGTGCTGAAAATTATCGGCAAGGGGAGTTTTGGGCAAGTCGCCCGGGTCTACGATCACAAGCTCCGACAGTACGTGGCCCTGAAGATGGTGCGCAACGAAAAGCGCTTCCATCGGCAGGCAGCCGAGGAGATCCGGATTTTGGAGCATCTCAAAAAGCAGGACAAGACTGGGAGCATGAACGTCATCCACATGCTGGAAAGTTTCACATTCCGGAATCATGTCTGTATGGCCTTCGAATTGCTGAGCATAGACCTTTatgagctaattaaaaaaaacaagtttcagGGGTTTAGCGTCCAGTTAGTTCGCAAGTTTGCTCAATCCATCTTGCAATCCTTGGATGCTCTCCACAAAAATAAGATCATTCACTGTGACCTGAAGCCAGAAAACATTCTCCTGAAACACCACGGGCGCAGTGCGACCAAGGTCATTGACTTTGGGTCCAGCTGCTTCGAATACCAGAAGCTTTACACCTATATCCAGTCTCGGTTCTACAGAGCTCCGGAGATCATCTTAGGAAGCCGCTACAGCACGCCTATAGACATATGGAGTTTTGGCTGCATCCTCGCAGAACTTTTAACAGGACAGCCTCTCTTCCCGGGAGAGGATGAGGGGGACCAGCTGGCCTGTATGATGGAGCTGCTAGGGATGCCACCACCAAAACTTCTGGAGCAGTCCAAACGTGCCAAGTACTTTATTAACTCCAAGGGCCTACCTCGCTACTGTTCTATGACTACTCAGGCAGACGGGAGAGTCGTGCTTGTGGGGGGTCGCTCACGTAGGGGTAAAAAGCGGGGTCCGCCAGGCAGCAAGGACTGGGTGACAGCACTGAAGGGGTGTGATGACTGCTTGTTTATAGAGTTTTTGAAAAGGTGTCTCCACTGGGACCCCTCTGCCCGTTTGACCCCGGCTCAAGCATTGAGACATCCTTGGATTAGTAAGTCTGTGCCCAGACCTCTGACCATTGAAAAAGTGTCGGGTAAACGGGTGGTAAATCCTGCAAATGCTTTCCAGGGACTGGGTTCCAAGCTGCCTCCAGTTGTCGGAATAGCCAATAAGCTTAAAGCTAACTTGATGTCAGAATCCAACGGTGGTATACCTCTGTGCAGTGTATTGCCCAAACTCATTAGCTAA
- the DYRK3 gene encoding dual specificity tyrosine-phosphorylation-regulated kinase 3 isoform X2 — protein sequence MQTSFGLGDGVYDTFMMIDETKCPPCSNVLCNPSEPPLPRRLNTTAEQVTRDHTQRFLNGGEVKVEQLFQEFGNRRSDTLQSDGISDSEKCSPTVSQGKSSDSSNAVKPSSSAKASKVVPLTPEQALKQYKHHLTAYEKLEIINYPEIYFVGPNAKKRHGVIGGPNNGGYDDADGAYIHVPRDHLAYRYEVLKIIGKGSFGQVARVYDHKLRQYVALKMVRNEKRFHRQAAEEIRILEHLKKQDKTGSMNVIHMLESFTFRNHVCMAFELLSIDLYELIKKNKFQGFSVQLVRKFAQSILQSLDALHKNKIIHCDLKPENILLKHHGRSATKVIDFGSSCFEYQKLYTYIQSRFYRAPEIILGSRYSTPIDIWSFGCILAELLTGQPLFPGEDEGDQLACMMELLGMPPPKLLEQSKRAKYFINSKGLPRYCSMTTQADGRVVLVGGRSRRGKKRGPPGSKDWVTALKGCDDCLFIEFLKRCLHWDPSARLTPAQALRHPWISKSVPRPLTIEKVSGKRVVNPANAFQGLGSKLPPVVGIANKLKANLMSESNGGIPLCSVLPKLIS from the exons ATGCAGACTTCCTTTGG ATTGGGGGATGGTGTCTATGATACCTTCATGATGATAGATGAAACCAAATGCCCACCCTGTTCGAATGTACTCTGCAATCCTTCCGAACCACCTCTACCCAGAAGACTAAAT acCACTGCCGAGCAGGTAACAAGGGACCACACTCAGCGCTTTCTGAATGGAGGTGAGGTGAAGGTGGAACAGCTGTTTCAGGAATTTGGCAACCGAAGATCCGATACTCTCCAGTCGGATGGCATCAGCGACTCTGAGAAATGCTCTCCTACCGTTTCTCAGGGTAAGAGTTCAGATAGCTCGAATGCGGTAAAACCCAGCAGTTCAGCCAAAGCATCCAAAGTGGTGCCACTGACTCCAGAGCAAGCGCTGAAGCAGTATAAACACCACCTCACTGCTTATGAGAAGCTGGAAATCATCAACTATCCAGAAATTTACTTCGTGGGGCCAAATGCCAAAAAGAGACATGGAGTGATTGGTGGGCCCAATAACGGGGGGTACGATGATGCAGATGGGGCCTATATTCACGTACCTCGTGACCATCTAGCTTATCGATACGAGGTGCTGAAAATTATCGGCAAGGGGAGTTTTGGGCAAGTCGCCCGGGTCTACGATCACAAGCTCCGACAGTACGTGGCCCTGAAGATGGTGCGCAACGAAAAGCGCTTCCATCGGCAGGCAGCCGAGGAGATCCGGATTTTGGAGCATCTCAAAAAGCAGGACAAGACTGGGAGCATGAACGTCATCCACATGCTGGAAAGTTTCACATTCCGGAATCATGTCTGTATGGCCTTCGAATTGCTGAGCATAGACCTTTatgagctaattaaaaaaaacaagtttcagGGGTTTAGCGTCCAGTTAGTTCGCAAGTTTGCTCAATCCATCTTGCAATCCTTGGATGCTCTCCACAAAAATAAGATCATTCACTGTGACCTGAAGCCAGAAAACATTCTCCTGAAACACCACGGGCGCAGTGCGACCAAGGTCATTGACTTTGGGTCCAGCTGCTTCGAATACCAGAAGCTTTACACCTATATCCAGTCTCGGTTCTACAGAGCTCCGGAGATCATCTTAGGAAGCCGCTACAGCACGCCTATAGACATATGGAGTTTTGGCTGCATCCTCGCAGAACTTTTAACAGGACAGCCTCTCTTCCCGGGAGAGGATGAGGGGGACCAGCTGGCCTGTATGATGGAGCTGCTAGGGATGCCACCACCAAAACTTCTGGAGCAGTCCAAACGTGCCAAGTACTTTATTAACTCCAAGGGCCTACCTCGCTACTGTTCTATGACTACTCAGGCAGACGGGAGAGTCGTGCTTGTGGGGGGTCGCTCACGTAGGGGTAAAAAGCGGGGTCCGCCAGGCAGCAAGGACTGGGTGACAGCACTGAAGGGGTGTGATGACTGCTTGTTTATAGAGTTTTTGAAAAGGTGTCTCCACTGGGACCCCTCTGCCCGTTTGACCCCGGCTCAAGCATTGAGACATCCTTGGATTAGTAAGTCTGTGCCCAGACCTCTGACCATTGAAAAAGTGTCGGGTAAACGGGTGGTAAATCCTGCAAATGCTTTCCAGGGACTGGGTTCCAAGCTGCCTCCAGTTGTCGGAATAGCCAATAAGCTTAAAGCTAACTTGATGTCAGAATCCAACGGTGGTATACCTCTGTGCAGTGTATTGCCCAAACTCATTAGCTAA
- the DYRK3 gene encoding dual specificity tyrosine-phosphorylation-regulated kinase 3 isoform X3, with translation MMIDETKCPPCSNVLCNPSEPPLPRRLNTTAEQVTRDHTQRFLNGGEVKVEQLFQEFGNRRSDTLQSDGISDSEKCSPTVSQGKSSDSSNAVKPSSSAKASKVVPLTPEQALKQYKHHLTAYEKLEIINYPEIYFVGPNAKKRHGVIGGPNNGGYDDADGAYIHVPRDHLAYRYEVLKIIGKGSFGQVARVYDHKLRQYVALKMVRNEKRFHRQAAEEIRILEHLKKQDKTGSMNVIHMLESFTFRNHVCMAFELLSIDLYELIKKNKFQGFSVQLVRKFAQSILQSLDALHKNKIIHCDLKPENILLKHHGRSATKVIDFGSSCFEYQKLYTYIQSRFYRAPEIILGSRYSTPIDIWSFGCILAELLTGQPLFPGEDEGDQLACMMELLGMPPPKLLEQSKRAKYFINSKGLPRYCSMTTQADGRVVLVGGRSRRGKKRGPPGSKDWVTALKGCDDCLFIEFLKRCLHWDPSARLTPAQALRHPWISKSVPRPLTIEKVSGKRVVNPANAFQGLGSKLPPVVGIANKLKANLMSESNGGIPLCSVLPKLIS, from the exons ATGATGATAGATGAAACCAAATGCCCACCCTGTTCGAATGTACTCTGCAATCCTTCCGAACCACCTCTACCCAGAAGACTAAAT acCACTGCCGAGCAGGTAACAAGGGACCACACTCAGCGCTTTCTGAATGGAGGTGAGGTGAAGGTGGAACAGCTGTTTCAGGAATTTGGCAACCGAAGATCCGATACTCTCCAGTCGGATGGCATCAGCGACTCTGAGAAATGCTCTCCTACCGTTTCTCAGGGTAAGAGTTCAGATAGCTCGAATGCGGTAAAACCCAGCAGTTCAGCCAAAGCATCCAAAGTGGTGCCACTGACTCCAGAGCAAGCGCTGAAGCAGTATAAACACCACCTCACTGCTTATGAGAAGCTGGAAATCATCAACTATCCAGAAATTTACTTCGTGGGGCCAAATGCCAAAAAGAGACATGGAGTGATTGGTGGGCCCAATAACGGGGGGTACGATGATGCAGATGGGGCCTATATTCACGTACCTCGTGACCATCTAGCTTATCGATACGAGGTGCTGAAAATTATCGGCAAGGGGAGTTTTGGGCAAGTCGCCCGGGTCTACGATCACAAGCTCCGACAGTACGTGGCCCTGAAGATGGTGCGCAACGAAAAGCGCTTCCATCGGCAGGCAGCCGAGGAGATCCGGATTTTGGAGCATCTCAAAAAGCAGGACAAGACTGGGAGCATGAACGTCATCCACATGCTGGAAAGTTTCACATTCCGGAATCATGTCTGTATGGCCTTCGAATTGCTGAGCATAGACCTTTatgagctaattaaaaaaaacaagtttcagGGGTTTAGCGTCCAGTTAGTTCGCAAGTTTGCTCAATCCATCTTGCAATCCTTGGATGCTCTCCACAAAAATAAGATCATTCACTGTGACCTGAAGCCAGAAAACATTCTCCTGAAACACCACGGGCGCAGTGCGACCAAGGTCATTGACTTTGGGTCCAGCTGCTTCGAATACCAGAAGCTTTACACCTATATCCAGTCTCGGTTCTACAGAGCTCCGGAGATCATCTTAGGAAGCCGCTACAGCACGCCTATAGACATATGGAGTTTTGGCTGCATCCTCGCAGAACTTTTAACAGGACAGCCTCTCTTCCCGGGAGAGGATGAGGGGGACCAGCTGGCCTGTATGATGGAGCTGCTAGGGATGCCACCACCAAAACTTCTGGAGCAGTCCAAACGTGCCAAGTACTTTATTAACTCCAAGGGCCTACCTCGCTACTGTTCTATGACTACTCAGGCAGACGGGAGAGTCGTGCTTGTGGGGGGTCGCTCACGTAGGGGTAAAAAGCGGGGTCCGCCAGGCAGCAAGGACTGGGTGACAGCACTGAAGGGGTGTGATGACTGCTTGTTTATAGAGTTTTTGAAAAGGTGTCTCCACTGGGACCCCTCTGCCCGTTTGACCCCGGCTCAAGCATTGAGACATCCTTGGATTAGTAAGTCTGTGCCCAGACCTCTGACCATTGAAAAAGTGTCGGGTAAACGGGTGGTAAATCCTGCAAATGCTTTCCAGGGACTGGGTTCCAAGCTGCCTCCAGTTGTCGGAATAGCCAATAAGCTTAAAGCTAACTTGATGTCAGAATCCAACGGTGGTATACCTCTGTGCAGTGTATTGCCCAAACTCATTAGCTAA